The region TCCATCTCGCTAGGAACGCCTGGGAGAGCTATTATTATAAGATTCTCTCTCTCAACGAGAATTCCTGGAGCTATCCCAACAGAATTTGGTAGAGGTCTAGCGCTTCTAGGCATGTAAGCCATTTTTATTCTCTCAGGAGTAAGATTCATACCCCTTCTCTCATACTTCTCCTTAATCTCTTTGAGAGCTTCTTCATTTAGAACATGTTCTTCTCCTAAATAACGTGATAAAGCCTCGGATGTTATATCATCATATGTAGGTCCGAGACCTCCTGTAGTTACTATCAGACTAGCTCCGAAGATCTTGATCGCTATATCAAAAGCCTTAGATATATCCTCGAAGGAATCTCCTATAGATATGTGTGCAACCACATCTAAGCCTAGGAGAGTGAGTCTTCTAGAGAGATACGAAGCATTAGAATTAACAATCCTACCCTGGATAATCTCATTACCTATTGATATTATAACAGCTTTCAATCCAGATCCACTACTCTACAAAGCTTAGATAGGGTATCTTATAAAGCGATGGCATCTTCTCAAGATCCAGGTCGAAGGTGTAGTGAACCTTCATAAACTGCTTTCTAAACTCAGAAACTTTAGCAGCCACAGCTTTAGGATCCTTCTTATCTATTATAACTTCTCTAAAGAATCTTGCAACTTCTTTGAAGTCATCCTCTTTCATGCCCAGCCTCGTCATCTCCTGAACTCCAGTTCTAATACCACTAGGATCTTTAACAGCTTCAGGAGGATCTTCTGGCAGTAGATTTCTATTGACTATTATATTAGCCTCCTCTAGAAGCTGAGCAATCTTAGCTCCTCCACCATGTCTTCTAACATTCAAAACAACCTGATGAGATCTTGTGAAGCCCAGATGCTCGCAGATCACCTCAAGACCTTCTGCGTGAAGCGCTTCTGCAAATGCCCTAGCATTTCTAACAACCTGATCAGCGTATTGCTCTCCGAAGTATATCATCTCAACAGCTGTGACGGCTATAGAGGGTAGTCTGTGAAGATGATGATTACTCACAAACCAGGGGAATATGGTTCTCGAGATCTCCTTGAATATCCTCTCATTGTTAGAAAGTATAACCCCTCCCTGAGGTCCTGGAAAGGTTTTATGAGTTGATGAAGTCACAACATCAGCACCGGCTTCGAAAGGATCTCTCCATCTCCTTCCAGCTATGAGACCTAGAACGTGGGCTGCATCATATACTACATCAGCTCCTACAGAGTGGGCTACTTCTGCAAGTTCTTTGAGAGGATGCGGGAAGAGATATAGTGAGCCTCCTAAAACTATGAACCTAGGCTTAACACTCTCAATAAGTTTAGAAGCTTTATCTACGTCAACATTCATATTCTCACGATCGAAAGGCATTTCAATATGTTCAATACCTAGAGCACCCAGTGTTCCAAACTTAGTATGACTTACATGTGCTCCAGCCTGAACCGGTGCTACCACAGCCTTTCCACCTGGTGGTGAGAGTACTCTGAATGTTGCTGCGTTAGCTATGGTACCGCTTACAGGTCTTAGATCCACGAATCTCACCTTGAAGAGTTTACTCATAAGATCCATAGCAAGCTCTTCAATATCATCTACATACGGCAGACCTTGGTAGTATCTCTTACGAGGTTTTCCTTCAGCATATCTATGCATCATGTCTGTGAAGTAAACAGCTTCTGCTAGAGGACTCATCACATTCTCGCTAGGAATCAAATTTAAGGTTTCTGTTGATCTCCACTTATTATGCCTTCCCGTAATCTCTACGATCCTACGTATCTCGCTAGGAATCCCGGAACTAGGTGTGAGCATCGGGAAACCCTGTAACATCTACCCTTATCAAAGTATTATAATTTATATACCTCGATGAGTGAAGAGATATAGTGTAGCTTATTGAGAAGATCAATTGTTATGAGAGATGGGTTTAGAGAATTAAGAGAAAGTCTAGCATGGATACTAGCTATATTTCTCCTGATCAACGTATTTGGAGGAGTGTATTATCTTAGAATAGACTTTGTAAGAGGATTAGGATTCTTGCTGGGAGTTCTTCTAGGTTTTATATTTCACGAGCTAGCTCATAGAAGTGTTGCGAGAAGACTTGCGTGCACATCTAGATTTACAATAGATCTTACCTCAGTATTATTCACATCATCCATAGCTCTGATCCAGAATATAATGCTCATGTTCACAGGAAGAGGACTGCCATTCATAATAGCTCTGCCAGGCTATGTGATGAGCTTCTGCGGATTCTTACCAAGATCTGGAGAAGGTCTGATAGCATTTGCAGGTCCTCTCACTAATATCATGATCTCTATTCTGAGTATGCTAATCGCTACACTAATCTCATCACCTAGAGAGCTGGTCTATATCTTAGAAGCAATATATAGAGTGAACGTGTTATTAGCATTATTCAATCTAATACCTATACCACCTCTAGACGGTTTCAAGATAGCTAGATGGAATCTGCTAATATGGTTTCTACTCATCATGATAGGACTTGCACTACTCATGCTATAAACCTCTAGATCCTTTGCAACAGCATTTCTATAAGTTTATAAACCATCTATTATGTAGTATTAGTAACGGGAGATAGCATAGGGAGGGCAGTTGTGAGGAGAGCCCCCGTGACCGGGGTTCGAATCCCCGCCCGGCTATACCCTTCTCATAACAACTAGAAGTATTTCCCTATCATTATTACTTCCATCAATAACTGAAAGACCGCTATCTCTGCATACTCTAACTACTTCATTAACTATGTTATAGTCTTTCAAGTCTATCACCAGCACCACCTTCTCTCCACCGCTCATATTCTGAGCTAGAGTTCTTATCTCATCTCTAAATCTACGAGGATCTAATCTAACGCTTTTTATATTCATTTCAGCTCCTTCTCTATATTATCATCTCTTCAATCTCCTTAAATACTTGTGATGCATCTTCATAACCACCTACTCCGTATATATATAGAACTCTGGCTCCCTTGATTATCTCTACAGATATGTTTCCTTTTCTAAGCGTGTATCTAAAGGGATCTTCTTCGATCGAGAATCCTCTCTCACGGATTTTCTCAAGATCTATTTTTCGGATCTCTTTCTCTACTCTAACCCTAAAGATGTTCTCACCACCACAAGCTTTAGATATCTTCTCAGGTTTTACAACTCCTAGAAGCTCTCTACCTCCTAGCCCGCACACGGGGCATTTAGGATTTCTAGTGGTGTTGAATATCTTCATATCAGGAGTTGCAAGATCTATGTAGTATATCTTGGATTCTATATCTTCTCCTAGAAGTATTCTCAGAGCTATCGAGGATGCTAATGAAGAGACTGCGAGAACTGTTACAACAGAAACCCCGAAAACATTACATAGATCTCTAATAGATGAAGTATCTCCAGAATATTGATAGATGCATCTCAGACAAGCTGTTCTACCGGGTATCACAGGCATTACAACGCCGTAGAAGCCCTCCACACCTGCATATATGTAGGGTTTGCCTAGCTCTACAGCTACTTCATTTGCTAGAAATCTTGTTCTCATATTATCAAGACCGTCTAGAATAAGGTCAACATCTCTAGCCAGGTTTAAAGCATTATCTGTGTCGAATAGATCGATTCTATAGTCAATCTCGGTATAAGGAGAGATTCTTTTGATCTCTCTAGCAACAGCATAAGCCTTAGGAGTTCTCTCTATATGATCATTATAGAAATATGAGAGAGTTCTAGGAATATTAGAGATCTCGATGATCTCAGGATCTACAATCCTTATAAAACCCACACCAAGTCTCGCCATACTCACGGCTATTGCAGAACCTAAAGCTCCTCCACCGATCACTAGAACCCTGCTGTTAAGAAGTTTTCTCTGACCTTTCAAACCAATTCTTCTTATAAGGATCTGTCTAGAGAACATATCAATATACTCTGGAGAGAGATCCTTTAAAGAGCTCATAATAATCCACTAATATTAGTAGTAGTTCTAATATATGGAAAACAATCTTCACAGATCTGAGATGTTCTCACATATAGAATCGAATGAGCTATCAGCCCATGGAAGGGTCTGGGTCGCTCCACCTCAATCATCTATCAGCGAAGTCTTTCTCTTCATCCCTAATATCTATATTCGACACAGGATAAAATTAAATTAGGAGATTAAATTAGATAAATCCAGGAGATCCGAGGATCTATGTGAGATCTGCGAGGTAGAGAAGGCTCTATACATCTGTAGAATATGTGGTAGGAGAGTTTGTAAGAATCACTATACAGAGGATCAAGGCATATGCTCGGTCTGTGCAGAATCTATGTGTAAGATCTGTAGGAGGAATCTAAGTATAGCTTCATGCCCTGCCTGCGGTAGAACCGTCTGCTATAAATGCTTAGTTGAAGAAGGATTTCTCAAGACATGCGCTATATGTAAGATCAGTGGCTTGAGCAGGAGATTTCTAGCAACATATCTCAGCA is a window of Sulfolobales archaeon DNA encoding:
- a CDS encoding HesA/MoeB/ThiF family protein — its product is MSSLKDLSPEYIDMFSRQILIRRIGLKGQRKLLNSRVLVIGGGALGSAIAVSMARLGVGFIRIVDPEIIEISNIPRTLSYFYNDHIERTPKAYAVAREIKRISPYTEIDYRIDLFDTDNALNLARDVDLILDGLDNMRTRFLANEVAVELGKPYIYAGVEGFYGVVMPVIPGRTACLRCIYQYSGDTSSIRDLCNVFGVSVVTVLAVSSLASSIALRILLGEDIESKIYYIDLATPDMKIFNTTRNPKCPVCGLGGRELLGVVKPEKISKACGGENIFRVRVEKEIRKIDLEKIRERGFSIEEDPFRYTLRKGNISVEIIKGARVLYIYGVGGYEDASQVFKEIEEMII
- a CDS encoding nicotinamide mononucleotide deamidase-related protein; translation: MKAVIISIGNEIIQGRIVNSNASYLSRRLTLLGLDVVAHISIGDSFEDISKAFDIAIKIFGASLIVTTGGLGPTYDDITSEALSRYLGEEHVLNEEALKEIKEKYERRGMNLTPERIKMAYMPRSARPLPNSVGIAPGILVERENLIIIALPGVPSEMEGIWENHVEPYLRRFGRRRFAETTIRLVGVPESSLARIINSFVRNRGNVYVKSHPKGHEIRGPVIDLYIMTSTESSEDPSIECAKNCRELLELLERENPELMIEGECICKPNIA
- the glyA gene encoding serine hydroxymethyltransferase, producing the protein MLTPSSGIPSEIRRIVEITGRHNKWRSTETLNLIPSENVMSPLAEAVYFTDMMHRYAEGKPRKRYYQGLPYVDDIEELAMDLMSKLFKVRFVDLRPVSGTIANAATFRVLSPPGGKAVVAPVQAGAHVSHTKFGTLGALGIEHIEMPFDRENMNVDVDKASKLIESVKPRFIVLGGSLYLFPHPLKELAEVAHSVGADVVYDAAHVLGLIAGRRWRDPFEAGADVVTSSTHKTFPGPQGGVILSNNERIFKEISRTIFPWFVSNHHLHRLPSIAVTAVEMIYFGEQYADQVVRNARAFAEALHAEGLEVICEHLGFTRSHQVVLNVRRHGGGAKIAQLLEEANIIVNRNLLPEDPPEAVKDPSGIRTGVQEMTRLGMKEDDFKEVARFFREVIIDKKDPKAVAAKVSEFRKQFMKVHYTFDLDLEKMPSLYKIPYLSFVE
- a CDS encoding site-2 protease family protein, with the protein product MRRSIVMRDGFRELRESLAWILAIFLLINVFGGVYYLRIDFVRGLGFLLGVLLGFIFHELAHRSVARRLACTSRFTIDLTSVLFTSSIALIQNIMLMFTGRGLPFIIALPGYVMSFCGFLPRSGEGLIAFAGPLTNIMISILSMLIATLISSPRELVYILEAIYRVNVLLALFNLIPIPPLDGFKIARWNLLIWFLLIMIGLALLML